The genomic DNA TCAGGTGGCTGTTAATGGGAACTCATACCACAGGCCCTGCTTCAGGTGTAGCCATGGAGGTTGCACCATCAGCCCAGCTAACTTCGTGGCACATGAGGGAAGGCTTTACTGCAAGCACCACCATGCCCAGCTGTTCATGACCAAAGGCAACTTCAGCAGTTTCAGCAAGGTGGAAGAAAAGCCTGAAGAGATTAAGGTGGTGCCCCCTGATAAATTAGGGGCTGAAGCTGTTCAAGTTGATGTTAACAAAGAGAATCAGGTGTCGTGTGTCTAGTTGATGTTAACATAGAGAATGTTTGCGTCCTTTTGGTTTctgaagttttattaaaattctgttttggtGTTCTTGAGAGTTTCTAGTTGAAGTGTTTGATGAGTGAACAGTTTGGCTCAACAATTTTTCATATACAGATCAATTGGATTGACCTTGGCTCATTTACAATCTAAGATCTTTCAGTGTAATCTTGTGATGAGATATCAGATCAAAGATCCAAAGAAGTTATAGTTCGAACCAACTGGAAACtaaatagaggaaacaaacaagctATTGGATTGAACAACTAAAGTGGGCAGATGCAATCAAGGAGTTTCTGGCCTGAATTTCAATTTCTTTAGTAAAACTGTTGTTGAATGTGATAGTTCTAGTAAATCCTAAGTCGCatggattttaaaaaatataaaaaatttacatatagaaaatacaagaacaagaagatctagtttcatcgagaacatgacatagaaactaaatacataaacataatagacaaggaacctgattgaagagtcatatcCTTATCTTTAGCGAGGAAGGTCTTCCAATAGACTTTGGGGATGATGGCGTCGTAAAACTTCTTGTCAATGTGGAACAAGAAACTATGTCAAGATTCTTACCTAAGCACTTGGggaccaaccctatatatagtgaacatctattatcaacccatcgataataatagatgtgggacatctattatcaacaaatagatgataatagatgcagGACTATAGGTTTTACACATATGAATCCACATCTATTCACGTGTGCAACTTACAAATAAATCCACCTAATAagaataattatatccaacagaATGTTCTAATGACTGAATATAGGCATACAGTATATTTGTACAGATCATATCACAAAAACTTGCATTGATCTCAGCACTTTTGTGAAGCTTACACCAACTGGAAAACCAATTGGCTCTTCGTCAAGTGGTTCATGATTTGATCCTCAAATCCATATCGAACTCGCGGATTCCATGTCTTCAGATTTGCTTCCATTAAAATAATCACATGATCTACAATCTTTTTCTGGTTCTTCACTTCTAAGAAAGGTTGTGATGGAGCCATGAGGAGTTTAGCACATTGAAAATTCAGATTTCAGATTCGCTGAGATATTAAACCTGCTGGAGCATCAAATCGTATCATCTGTACAAACAAGATGCAGATCATCCTCAACCTGTGGTATTGCCCAATTATGGAGAAAAAAATCTGGATCATGATGGTATATGTAGTTTTTTTGTTTAATATCTGAACTTTGGCAATTATTACACCATGAACTGTGAATTCAAGAGTCTCACAACTTTTACAAGTACTCTCTGAGCAGTCTCTGGCTATAACATTTTATCTCTAAATTCTGTCAAGAGCTGCCTTTCTACTGTAGAACACCACAAGTCTCTGAGATGCTCTGCAGTGACGGTCGCCAATGCCGGCTTCTCGCCGCCGCAGTTTGTGTGCTGCTCTTTTGCCTATCCCTGTCCTGCCTTGCCACCTGAACAATCAAACCATTTCATGTGCACAAAGAGCTGTTAGGAAACACCCAAATTGCTGATTCCTTCATATCTACTTTAGGCCAAGAATCAAATCCATCTGTAACAATTCAATACAAGAACCCAATTTTTGACAGTAAAGAACAGAAATAAGTACCAGAAGTGCGTTCTCTGAATCCTGTTGCTGTTGTTCCTCTCGAGCTGCCTCAATAAACTTGTCATTTGTTCTGTGTTTCTCCTCTTGTTGCTGCTTTCTGATTAACTCAGCCTGgcttttcttgagcttctcataCTTCCTTTGCTTTATAGCGTTTGTAACCTCTGTCCAAGCATCAAAAATCTCACCATTAGCCCATGAACAACCCAAGATCACAAGTTTCCAGATAAATTCTACGAGCAGAAAATTCCACAACCTTCGGAGGTGATCAACCGATAAACTTGGCCGAGCAGGAGCATGTCCTTGGCCTTCAGAAGCCGTGCTCGGGTGAACCGGActgcgccgccgccgccgccgtcctCCTTCTCCTCCGAGACATAGAGCGTGACAAGTGCCACGTAGTAGCCCGGGTTGCTCTTCATCACATCGGCTGCCGTTGTCGGCCAGTAGAGCCTCTCCACCTTCCCTTCCGGGTGCTGAATCAACACTGTAGCTGCCTCAGATGCCTGGCAATTCCCCATCCCTCTTTCCTTCTCAGCTAGTTGCACAGGGATGGAATCAGCTGAGCTGCGGTTGACCTTCTATAATGGAAAGAAAGAGAGGTAAGATTCAAAATCACTGTGGGATAACTGTATTATGGTTCCTGTACTGTCTCCTTAACTCAATTACGAGATATATATAGTGGCTGATGAGCCAAAAGACCACCTTTTTCAGGCCCCTGGTTGCACTTATCCTGGCTCGGAATGAGTGATTGCAGTCCATTACCTAAAGTAGAATTCATTCATTAGTTAGTCCAACAAATCCAATGGATTTGATTATTATTGCATCAAGCGAATCTTCACTTGTTTAATCTCCATTATTCGACCAAACATACTCTAAGATAAAGTTCGGATCACTCATATCTGAAATATACTAGTTACTTTGGGGAACTAACCTTTTTTTTGTACAACCACCAACCAAACTTattgaaaagaaaacaaaaagataTTTAAGTCGAAAACATGAGGTTATGCTGTCCTCAACCACCACCACCATCTAATTTTTATCAGATTTAGTGGTGGTGGTATGTTGGTACATATGAAGTGGTCCTTCAACTTGAACATTGTGCATTTTCCTTTTCTATCAGGAGAAGTGAAATCAGAGAAAGTCAGAGAGTGTTATGTGAGCTAATTGAATTCAAGCCATTGTTCCTGTTAGTCCATTAAAGGTGATTAAGAGGGCCATGTGCAATGCTGGAGCTCTCACACAGTTCTCCAGAATTCAGGATTAAGATACTCAAACTAGAGGCAGATGAGGTGTTTAGTTGTCTTGTTGGTCGATTACAGTCAGGTGTTAGTGTCATATTGTCCACGCAATCTTCCAAACTCGTAGTAGCTCAGAATTTGTTTGCATTTCAGATCTCAATCTGCTCTTCTATTCTCATGTTCAGGAGTTGGTCATTTCATAATTGCAATCTTGTCTCATAAGAGGACAGATAGTAGGGGAGATAAAGTTTTGGCGAACCTTCTGATCACATTCCATGGAGGTGTCATTATCGAACCAACTTGAGCTTCTTCCTCTGCTCAAATGGATCGCACAAGTTTAAAGCCTTGATGGCTGTGTTGCGAGGGTCCCATGCGGCCTTGATATTCTGCAAGAGCATTAATGCCTATCTGTCTTTTCCTTTCCTCACCTCCTTTTCTGGTTTTGTCTGACTGAGGAAAGCATGATTCATGATGCATCACTAGTGTTTCCTTTTGTGCACTGGAAGCTCCATTATTGCATTCAAGTGCAGGCAGAGCTGGATCTGTGGATGCCAGCAAAACCAGTAGAAATGAACCGAAGAGGAATTGAAGACTTACTTTGATTACAGGTTGTTCTCTTGGCAGATCAAATCAGTCTAATTTCACCAAAAATGAAAGAAACCTAACTGAAAGCTTAATGAGGTCTCATTTGTTTGAGTGGCCATTGTTTCAGAGCTAATCAAATGAGTTCCCCTCGTTATTTAAGAAGCAACAATGAAAGATTCCGCAAACATAAATGAGAAGAC from Zingiber officinale cultivar Zhangliang chromosome 4A, Zo_v1.1, whole genome shotgun sequence includes the following:
- the LOC121973081 gene encoding uncharacterized protein LOC121973081; this encodes MGNCQASEAATVLIQHPEGKVERLYWPTTAADVMKSNPGYYVALVTLYVSEEKEDGGGGGAVRFTRARLLKAKDMLLLGQVYRLITSEEVTNAIKQRKYEKLKKSQAELIRKQQQEEKHRTNDKFIEAAREEQQQQDSENALLVARQDRDRQKSSTQTAAARSRHWRPSLQSISETCGVLQ